Proteins from a single region of Gordonia hongkongensis:
- the rpsS gene encoding 30S ribosomal protein S19, which produces MPRSLKKGPFVDDHLLKKVDVQNEKGTKQVIKTWSRRSTIIPDFIGHTFAVHDGRKHVPVFISDSMVGHKLGEFAPTRTFKGHIKDDRKAKRR; this is translated from the coding sequence ATGCCACGCAGCCTCAAGAAGGGCCCGTTCGTCGACGACCACCTCCTGAAGAAGGTGGATGTCCAGAACGAGAAGGGCACCAAGCAGGTCATCAAGACCTGGTCCCGTCGTTCGACCATCATTCCCGACTTCATCGGTCACACCTTTGCCGTCCACGACGGCCGCAAGCACGTGCCGGTGTTCATCTCGGATTCGATGGTCGGGCACAAGCTGGGCGAGTTCGCCCCCACCCGTACCTTCAAGGGTCACATCAAGGATGACCGGAAAGCGAAGCGCCGGTAA
- the rpsQ gene encoding 30S ribosomal protein S17, translating to MSEDQKVTETQTEVRARRKERIGYVVSDKMQKTIVVELEDRKSHPLYGKIIRTTSKVKAHDENGDAGVGDRVRIMETRPLSATKHWRLVEVLEKAK from the coding sequence ATGAGTGAGGACCAGAAGGTGACCGAAACCCAGACCGAGGTGCGCGCACGCCGCAAGGAGCGCATCGGCTACGTGGTCAGCGACAAGATGCAGAAGACCATCGTGGTCGAGCTGGAAGATCGTAAGAGCCACCCGCTCTACGGCAAGATCATCCGGACCACGAGCAAGGTCAAGGCCCACGACGAGAACGGCGATGCCGGCGTCGGTGACCGCGTGCGGATCATGGAGACCCGCCCGCTGTCGGCGACCAAGCACTGGCGTCTCGTCGAGGTGCTGGAGAAGGCCAAGTAA
- the rplV gene encoding 50S ribosomal protein L22, whose translation MTTQTDNPTAKATAKFVRVTPMKARRVLDLVRGKNVDEALDILRFAPQSASEPVYKVLASAVANAENNLDLDRRTLVVATAFADEGPTLKRFQPRAQGRAFRIRKRTSHITVVVESLPEKAAGGRSRSRQPKKKGA comes from the coding sequence ATGACTACGCAGACCGATAATCCGACAGCAAAGGCGACCGCCAAGTTCGTGCGCGTCACGCCGATGAAGGCGCGTCGTGTCCTGGACCTGGTCCGCGGCAAGAACGTGGACGAGGCCCTCGACATCCTGCGGTTCGCACCGCAGTCGGCGTCCGAGCCCGTGTACAAGGTCCTGGCGAGTGCCGTGGCCAACGCGGAGAACAACCTGGATCTGGATCGCCGGACCCTGGTCGTCGCCACCGCGTTCGCCGACGAGGGCCCGACCCTCAAGCGCTTCCAGCCGCGCGCGCAGGGTCGTGCGTTCCGTATCCGCAAGCGCACCAGCCACATCACCGTGGTCGTGGAGAGCCTGCCGGAGAAGGCAGCCGGCGGCCGTAGCCGTTCGCGTCAGCCGAAGAAGAAGGGAGCCTAG
- the rpsJ gene encoding 30S ribosomal protein S10, with translation MAGQKIRIRLKAYDHEAIDASARKIVETVTRTGARVVGPVPLPTEKNVYCVIRSPHKYKDSREHFEMRTHKRLIDILDPTPKTVDALMRIDLPASVDVNIQ, from the coding sequence GTGGCGGGACAAAAGATCCGCATCAGGCTCAAGGCCTACGACCACGAGGCGATCGACGCTTCGGCGCGCAAGATCGTGGAGACCGTGACCCGTACCGGGGCACGCGTCGTCGGCCCGGTGCCATTGCCCACCGAGAAGAACGTGTACTGCGTCATCCGTTCGCCGCACAAGTACAAGGACAGCCGCGAACACTTCGAGATGCGTACCCACAAGCGACTCATCGACATCCTCGACCCGACACCGAAGACGGTCGACGCGCTCATGCGCATCGACCTGCCGGCCAGCGTCGACGTCAACATCCAGTAG
- the rplW gene encoding 50S ribosomal protein L23 yields MATVADPRDIILAPVISEKSYGLMEDNVYTFLVHPESNKTEIKIAIEKIFGVSVASVNTANRQGKRKRTRTGYGQRKSTKRAIVSLTADSKPIEIFGGSVS; encoded by the coding sequence ATGGCGACCGTTGCCGACCCGCGCGACATCATCCTGGCGCCCGTGATCTCGGAGAAGTCCTACGGGCTCATGGAGGACAACGTGTACACCTTCCTGGTGCACCCGGAGTCCAACAAGACCGAGATCAAGATCGCGATCGAGAAGATCTTCGGTGTCAGCGTTGCCAGCGTCAACACCGCGAACCGACAGGGCAAGCGCAAGCGGACCCGCACCGGCTACGGCCAGCGCAAGTCCACCAAGCGCGCCATCGTGTCGCTGACCGCAGACAGCAAGCCCATCGAGATCTTCGGGGGCTCGGTCAGCTGA
- the rplB gene encoding 50S ribosomal protein L2, translating to MAIRKYKPTTPGRRGASGSDFAEVTRDHPEKSLVRPLHGRGGRNAHGRITTRHKGGGHKRAYRLIDFRRNDKDGINAKVAHIEYDPNRTARIALLHYVDGEKRYIIAPKGLKQGDVVESGSTADIKPGNNLPLRNIPTGTQVHAVELRPGGGAKMARSAGSSIQLLGKEGTYATLRMPSGEIRRVDVRCRATVGEVGNAEQSNINWGKAGRMRWKGKRPTVRGVVMNPVDHPHGGGEGKTSGGRHPVSPWGKPEGRTRKNKASDKLIVRRRRTGKNKR from the coding sequence ATGGCTATTCGTAAGTACAAGCCGACGACCCCGGGTCGTCGTGGGGCCAGCGGCTCCGACTTCGCCGAGGTCACCCGTGACCACCCGGAGAAGTCGCTGGTGCGTCCGCTGCACGGGCGTGGTGGCCGAAACGCTCACGGCCGCATCACCACTCGTCACAAGGGTGGCGGCCACAAGCGCGCCTACCGTCTGATCGACTTCCGTCGCAACGACAAGGACGGCATCAACGCCAAGGTCGCTCACATCGAGTACGACCCGAACCGCACCGCGCGGATCGCCTTGCTGCACTACGTCGACGGCGAGAAGCGCTACATCATCGCGCCCAAGGGCCTGAAGCAGGGTGACGTCGTCGAGAGCGGCTCGACCGCCGACATCAAGCCCGGCAACAACCTGCCGCTGCGCAACATCCCGACCGGTACCCAGGTCCACGCCGTGGAGCTGCGTCCGGGTGGCGGCGCGAAGATGGCCCGCAGCGCGGGATCGTCGATCCAGCTGCTGGGCAAGGAAGGCACCTACGCCACCCTGCGTATGCCCTCCGGCGAGATCCGTCGCGTCGACGTGCGCTGCCGCGCCACCGTCGGCGAGGTGGGCAACGCCGAGCAGAGCAACATCAACTGGGGCAAGGCCGGCCGTATGCGCTGGAAGGGCAAGCGCCCGACCGTCCGTGGTGTCGTCATGAACCCGGTCGACCACCCGCACGGTGGTGGTGAGGGCAAGACCTCCGGTGGTCGCCACCCGGTCAGCCCGTGGGGCAAGCCCGAGGGCCGTACCCGCAAGAACAAGGCCAGCGACAAGCTGATCGTCCGCCGCCGTCGTACCGGCAAGAACAAGCGATAA
- the rpsC gene encoding 30S ribosomal protein S3, with protein sequence MGQKINPHGFRLGITTDWKSRWYADKQYADYVKEDVAIRKLLSTGLERAGIAKVEIERTRDRVRVDIHTARPGIVIGRRGAEADRIRGDLEKLTGKQVQLNILEVKNAESEAQLVAQGVAEQLSNRVAFRRAMRKAIQSAMRQPNVKGIRVQCSGRLGGAEMSRSEFYREGRVPLHTLRADIDYGLYEAKTTFGRIGVKVWIYKGDIVGGRRELAAAAPAAEDRRPRRPSRPRRSGASGTTATSTDAARAAEAAPAEATAGAAEKQEG encoded by the coding sequence GTGGGCCAGAAAATCAACCCGCACGGCTTCCGTCTGGGCATCACCACCGACTGGAAGTCGCGGTGGTACGCCGACAAGCAGTACGCGGACTACGTCAAAGAGGATGTTGCCATCCGCAAGCTCCTCTCCACGGGGCTCGAGCGGGCCGGCATCGCCAAGGTGGAGATCGAGCGCACCCGTGACCGGGTTCGCGTCGACATCCACACCGCGCGTCCGGGCATCGTCATCGGTCGCCGCGGCGCCGAGGCCGATCGCATCCGCGGCGACCTGGAGAAGCTGACCGGTAAGCAGGTCCAGCTGAACATCCTCGAGGTCAAAAACGCCGAGTCAGAGGCCCAGCTGGTGGCCCAGGGCGTCGCCGAGCAGCTGAGCAACCGTGTGGCGTTCCGCCGCGCGATGCGCAAGGCGATCCAGTCGGCGATGCGTCAGCCGAACGTGAAGGGCATCCGGGTCCAGTGCTCGGGTCGTCTGGGCGGCGCAGAGATGAGCCGCAGTGAGTTCTACCGCGAGGGTCGCGTGCCGCTGCACACGCTGCGCGCCGACATCGACTACGGACTCTACGAAGCCAAGACCACCTTCGGCCGGATCGGCGTGAAGGTGTGGATCTACAAGGGCGACATCGTCGGTGGACGTCGTGAGCTGGCCGCGGCCGCTCCGGCAGCCGAGGATCGCCGTCCGCGCCGGCCCAGCCGGCCCCGGCGTAGCGGTGCCTCGGGCACCACTGCGACGAGCACCGACGCCGCTCGCGCGGCCGAGGCCGCTCCCGCCGAGGCCACCGCTGGTGCGGCTGAGAAGCAGGAGGGCTAG
- the rplP gene encoding 50S ribosomal protein L16, giving the protein MLIPRRVKHRKQHHPSLKGQAKGGTKVTFGDYGIQALEGAYITNRQIESARIAINRHIKRGGKVWINIFPDRPLTKKPAETRMGSGKGSPEWWVAPVKPGRVLFEMTYPNEEIAREALRRAQHKLPIKTRIVTREEQF; this is encoded by the coding sequence ATGTTGATCCCACGTCGGGTCAAGCACCGCAAGCAGCACCACCCCAGCCTCAAGGGGCAGGCCAAGGGCGGCACCAAGGTGACGTTCGGCGATTACGGCATCCAGGCTCTGGAAGGCGCGTACATCACCAACCGTCAGATCGAGTCCGCTCGTATCGCGATCAACCGGCACATCAAGCGTGGCGGCAAGGTCTGGATCAACATCTTCCCGGACCGCCCGCTGACCAAGAAGCCGGCCGAGACCCGCATGGGTTCGGGTAAGGGTTCGCCCGAGTGGTGGGTTGCCCCGGTCAAGCCGGGTCGCGTGCTGTTCGAGATGACCTACCCGAATGAGGAGATCGCTCGCGAGGCCCTGCGTCGCGCGCAGCACAAGCTCCCCATCAAGACCAGGATCGTGACCAGAGAGGAGCAGTTCTGA
- the rpmC gene encoding 50S ribosomal protein L29, translating to MALGVAANELRELNDADLVDRLKESKEELFNLRFQMATGQLDNNRRLRTVRREIARIYTVMRERELGLASGPDGDDA from the coding sequence ATGGCACTCGGAGTTGCTGCGAACGAGCTTCGTGAGCTCAACGACGCTGATCTGGTCGATCGCCTGAAAGAGTCGAAGGAAGAACTGTTCAACCTTCGGTTCCAGATGGCCACCGGCCAGCTCGACAACAACCGTCGCCTGCGGACCGTGCGTCGCGAGATCGCGCGTATCTACACCGTGATGCGCGAACGGGAGCTGGGCCTGGCGTCCGGACCGGATGGTGATGACGCATGA
- the rplD gene encoding 50S ribosomal protein L4, producing the protein MSTETATKLTLDVKTADGKTNGTVDLPAALFDAPANIALMHQVVVAQQAAARQGTHSTKTRGEVRGGGAKPYRQKGTGRARQGSTRAPQFAGGGTVHGPQPRDYSQRTPKKMKAAALRGALSDRARNERIHVITELVSGQKPSTKSARQFLESLSDRRKFLVVLGREDLTAWLSVANLQNVLPIAPDQLNTYDVLDSDEVVFSVETLNAFIEQNTADAKAAVEKTAEEA; encoded by the coding sequence ATGAGCACCGAGACGGCTACCAAGCTGACGCTGGACGTCAAGACCGCCGACGGCAAGACCAACGGAACCGTTGACCTGCCCGCCGCGCTCTTCGACGCCCCGGCCAACATCGCGCTGATGCATCAGGTCGTCGTGGCCCAGCAGGCCGCGGCACGCCAGGGCACGCACTCCACCAAGACCCGCGGCGAGGTCCGCGGCGGTGGCGCCAAGCCGTACCGCCAGAAGGGCACCGGCCGTGCGCGTCAGGGTTCGACCCGCGCCCCGCAGTTCGCCGGCGGTGGCACCGTCCACGGCCCGCAGCCGCGCGACTACAGCCAGCGCACCCCCAAGAAGATGAAGGCGGCCGCACTGCGCGGTGCGCTGAGCGATCGCGCTCGTAACGAGCGCATCCACGTGATCACCGAACTGGTCTCCGGGCAGAAGCCCTCGACCAAGTCGGCGCGTCAGTTCCTGGAGAGCCTCTCCGATCGCCGCAAGTTCCTGGTCGTCCTCGGCCGCGAGGACCTGACGGCGTGGCTGAGTGTCGCGAACCTGCAGAACGTGCTGCCGATCGCGCCGGATCAGCTCAACACCTACGACGTCCTGGATTCGGACGAGGTGGTGTTCAGCGTCGAGACGCTCAATGCCTTCATCGAGCAGAACACGGCGGATGCCAAGGCTGCCGTCGAGAAGACAGCAGAGGAGGCCTGA
- the rplC gene encoding 50S ribosomal protein L3: protein MSNQSSTKGILGTKLGMTQVFDENNRVVPVTVIQAGPNVITQLRTADRDGYTAVQLAYGAVDPRKVTKPVAGQFGKAGVTPRRHLAEIRVNDVAEFEVGQELTAEIFADGALVDVTGTSKGKGFAGVMKRHGFAGLGASHGAHRVHRAPGSIGGCATPGRVFKGMRMAGRMGNDKVTTQNLTVHKVDAEAGLLLIKGAIPGRKGGIVMVRDAVKGGAK from the coding sequence ATGAGCAATCAGAGTTCGACCAAGGGCATCCTGGGCACCAAGCTCGGCATGACCCAGGTCTTCGACGAGAACAACCGCGTCGTCCCGGTGACTGTCATCCAGGCCGGCCCGAACGTGATCACCCAGCTCCGCACCGCGGACCGTGACGGCTACACCGCCGTCCAGCTCGCCTACGGCGCCGTCGATCCCCGCAAGGTGACCAAGCCGGTCGCCGGTCAGTTCGGCAAGGCCGGGGTCACCCCGCGCCGCCACCTGGCCGAGATCCGCGTCAACGACGTCGCCGAGTTCGAGGTCGGTCAGGAACTGACCGCCGAGATCTTCGCCGACGGCGCGCTGGTCGACGTCACCGGCACCTCCAAGGGCAAGGGCTTCGCCGGCGTCATGAAGCGTCACGGCTTCGCCGGTCTGGGCGCCAGCCACGGTGCCCACCGCGTACACCGCGCTCCGGGTTCGATCGGTGGCTGCGCCACGCCGGGTCGCGTGTTCAAGGGCATGCGCATGGCAGGCCGCATGGGTAACGACAAGGTGACCACGCAGAACCTCACCGTCCACAAGGTGGACGCCGAGGCCGGTCTCCTGCTGATCAAGGGAGCGATCCCGGGTCGCAAGGGCGGCATCGTGATGGTTCGCGACGCAGTGAAGGGTGGTGCCAAATGA
- a CDS encoding N-acetylglutaminylglutamine amidotransferase, whose product MCGICGEIRFDGTAPDVSAVDAMTCEMTRRGPDGSGVFSKGAVALGHRRLKIIDLTEKGSQPMIDPALGLALVFNGCIYNHHELRAELEGKGYTFFSHADSEVILKAFHAWGPDCVDHFMGMFAFAVVDTDTGVVTLGRDRLGIKPLYLADTPGRLRFASSVQALLRAGDVDTSIDRVALHHYFSFHAVVPAPHTIYNGIRKLPPATVMTIQPDGRRTERRYWEPAFEPHPDRRDWDEKRWQHELLDSLRTSVRRRMVADVPVGVLLSGGVDSSLVVALLAEQGQTDLATFSIGFDSAAGESGDEYAYSDLIADTFGTDHHKIHIGTDRLLPAIPDTVAAMGEPMVSHDCVAFYLLSQEVSKSIKVVQSGQGADEILGGYSWYPPLLDVTREKTTRAYADVFFDRDDVDIRGILADDYLTEAGYDPSFEFAWAHQSAPGAATAVDAALRLDTTVMLVDDPVKRVDTMTMAWGLEARVPFLDHEFVELAATCPPDLKLAHGGKGVLKEASRALLPSAVIDRTKGYFPVPGIRHLTGGVLDLVSDTLRSKAARDRGLYRPAALDRLFADPNGIRTRLDGNELWQVALLEMWLQTMEANARR is encoded by the coding sequence ATGTGCGGAATCTGCGGCGAGATCCGGTTCGACGGGACGGCTCCGGATGTCTCGGCGGTCGACGCCATGACCTGCGAGATGACGCGTCGCGGCCCTGACGGCTCGGGCGTCTTCTCGAAAGGCGCTGTGGCGCTCGGTCATCGGCGCCTGAAGATCATCGACCTGACCGAAAAGGGCAGTCAGCCGATGATCGACCCGGCACTCGGCCTGGCGTTGGTCTTCAACGGCTGCATCTACAACCACCACGAACTGCGCGCCGAACTCGAGGGCAAGGGCTACACGTTCTTCTCCCACGCCGACAGCGAGGTCATCCTCAAGGCGTTCCATGCCTGGGGCCCCGACTGCGTCGACCATTTCATGGGCATGTTCGCGTTCGCCGTCGTCGACACCGACACCGGCGTGGTCACCCTCGGACGGGACCGGCTCGGCATCAAACCGCTCTACCTCGCCGACACCCCCGGTCGACTCCGGTTCGCCTCGTCGGTGCAGGCGCTCCTGCGCGCCGGCGACGTCGACACCTCGATCGACCGGGTGGCGTTGCACCACTACTTCAGCTTCCATGCCGTCGTCCCGGCACCCCACACCATCTACAACGGCATCCGGAAGCTGCCGCCGGCCACCGTCATGACGATCCAGCCCGACGGACGCCGCACCGAACGCCGTTACTGGGAACCGGCTTTCGAACCGCATCCCGACCGCCGGGACTGGGACGAGAAGCGATGGCAGCACGAACTGCTCGACTCGCTGCGGACGTCCGTGCGCCGGCGCATGGTCGCCGACGTCCCGGTCGGCGTGCTGCTGTCCGGGGGCGTCGACTCCTCCCTGGTCGTCGCGCTGCTCGCCGAGCAGGGTCAGACCGACCTCGCGACCTTCAGCATCGGATTCGATTCCGCGGCCGGGGAATCGGGGGACGAGTACGCCTACTCCGACCTCATCGCCGACACCTTCGGCACCGACCATCACAAGATCCACATCGGGACCGACCGGTTGCTGCCCGCGATCCCGGATACGGTCGCGGCGATGGGCGAACCGATGGTCAGCCACGACTGCGTCGCGTTCTATCTCCTGTCGCAGGAGGTCAGCAAGTCGATCAAGGTGGTCCAGTCCGGTCAGGGCGCCGACGAGATCCTCGGCGGGTACAGCTGGTATCCCCCGCTGCTGGACGTGACCCGGGAGAAGACGACGCGCGCGTACGCCGACGTGTTCTTCGACCGCGACGATGTCGACATCCGCGGCATCCTCGCAGACGACTACCTCACCGAGGCCGGGTACGACCCGAGCTTCGAGTTCGCCTGGGCCCACCAGTCCGCACCGGGCGCGGCCACCGCCGTCGACGCCGCCCTCCGCCTGGACACGACCGTCATGCTCGTCGACGACCCGGTCAAACGCGTCGACACCATGACGATGGCCTGGGGCCTGGAGGCCCGCGTCCCGTTCCTCGACCACGAGTTCGTCGAACTGGCCGCCACGTGTCCCCCCGATCTCAAACTCGCGCATGGCGGCAAGGGCGTCCTCAAGGAGGCGAGCCGGGCGCTGCTGCCGTCGGCGGTCATCGATCGCACGAAGGGGTACTTCCCGGTGCCGGGTATCCGCCATCTGACCGGCGGTGTCCTCGATCTCGTGTCGGACACCCTTCGGTCGAAGGCGGCCCGCGATCGCGGCCTGTACCGGCCCGCGGCCCTCGACCGACTGTTCGCCGACCCCAACGGAATCCGCACGAGACTCGACGGCAACGAGCTGTGGCAGGTCGCCCTGCTGGAGATGTGGTTGCAGACGATGGAAGCGAACGCCCGACGGTGA
- a CDS encoding hotdog fold domain-containing protein, whose amino-acid sequence MSSTNPTFALRKKLPANPLGNVLFSLGMVAKVPYFGTVLPLVQEMEPGYCKVTAPNWFGVHNHIGTFHAIAACNLAEAAMGMLMEATTPTTHRWIPKAMQTSYLTKATTRLTAEARLADPVDFDAITTGTDVTVSVSIADTEGVEVVHCDITTWLTPK is encoded by the coding sequence ATGAGTTCCACGAACCCCACCTTCGCCCTGCGCAAGAAGCTGCCCGCCAATCCGCTGGGCAACGTCCTCTTCTCCCTCGGCATGGTCGCGAAGGTCCCGTACTTCGGCACCGTCCTGCCTCTCGTGCAGGAGATGGAGCCCGGCTACTGCAAGGTCACCGCGCCCAACTGGTTCGGCGTCCACAACCACATCGGCACCTTCCACGCGATCGCGGCGTGCAACCTCGCCGAGGCCGCGATGGGGATGCTGATGGAGGCCACCACGCCCACCACCCACCGTTGGATTCCCAAGGCGATGCAGACCAGCTATCTGACGAAGGCCACAACGCGCCTGACCGCCGAGGCGCGACTGGCCGACCCCGTCGACTTCGACGCGATCACCACCGGCACCGACGTCACCGTGTCGGTGAGCATCGCCGACACCGAGGGCGTCGAGGTCGTGCACTGCGACATCACCACCTGGTTGACGCCGAAGTAG